The following proteins come from a genomic window of Pseudomonas putida:
- a CDS encoding aminotransferase, with product MLNSPFSPWPSFTEEEANAVRDVILSNKVNYWTGQECREFEKEFAAWSGCAHAIALSNGTVALDLAFKALGIGAGDEVIVTSRTFLASVSSIVNTGATPVFADVDLDSQNITAQTIQAVLTPRTRAIVCVHLAGWPCDMDPIMALAEQHDLKVIEDCAQAHGARYKGRPVGSIGHVGAWSFCQDKIMTTGGEGGMVTTNDRGLWSAMWSYKDHGKSWEAVYERQHAPGFRWVHESFGTNWRMMEVQGVLGRIQLRRMEQWQETRLANARRIWDVASQQAALRVPAIAQDCVHAAYKCYVFVEPEALKPGWTRDRVLNEIVARGVPCFSGSCSEVYLEKAFDATSWRPASRLPAAMQLGETSLMFMVHPTLTSIEIDKTCQVLREVMQEAQGV from the coding sequence GTGCTGAACTCTCCTTTTTCTCCCTGGCCGTCTTTTACCGAAGAAGAAGCCAACGCGGTACGTGACGTCATTCTGTCCAATAAGGTCAACTACTGGACAGGGCAGGAATGCCGCGAATTCGAGAAGGAGTTTGCCGCCTGGAGTGGTTGTGCTCATGCAATTGCGTTGTCCAACGGCACAGTTGCCCTCGATCTCGCGTTCAAGGCATTGGGCATCGGTGCAGGCGATGAGGTGATTGTCACTTCGCGAACCTTCTTGGCTTCGGTTTCTAGCATCGTCAATACCGGGGCCACGCCTGTTTTTGCCGATGTCGATCTTGATTCCCAGAACATCACGGCACAGACCATCCAGGCTGTGCTCACCCCCCGTACTCGCGCAATCGTCTGTGTTCACCTGGCAGGCTGGCCCTGCGACATGGATCCGATCATGGCGCTAGCTGAACAGCACGACCTGAAGGTCATCGAAGACTGCGCCCAAGCCCATGGTGCCCGGTACAAAGGGCGTCCGGTTGGGTCCATCGGGCATGTTGGAGCATGGTCGTTCTGTCAGGACAAGATCATGACCACCGGTGGCGAAGGCGGAATGGTCACCACCAATGATCGCGGCTTGTGGTCGGCCATGTGGTCGTACAAGGATCATGGTAAGAGCTGGGAGGCAGTATACGAACGCCAGCACGCTCCGGGTTTTCGCTGGGTGCATGAGAGCTTCGGCACCAACTGGCGAATGATGGAGGTGCAGGGCGTGCTGGGGCGCATTCAACTGCGCAGAATGGAGCAATGGCAAGAAACGCGGTTGGCCAACGCCCGTAGAATCTGGGATGTGGCTAGCCAGCAAGCCGCCTTGCGTGTGCCCGCCATTGCCCAGGATTGCGTGCATGCCGCCTACAAGTGTTACGTATTTGTCGAGCCTGAGGCATTGAAGCCCGGTTGGACACGCGACCGGGTGCTCAATGAGATCGTGGCCCGCGGCGTCCCATGTTTCTCGGGCTCGTGCTCTGAGGTGTATCTGGAAAAGGCCTTTGACGCCACCTCATGGCGCCCTGCATCGCGTCTTCCGGCAGCCATGCAACTGGGAGAAACCAGCTTGATGTTCATGGTGCATCCGACATTGACCAGTATCGAGATCGACAAGACCTGTCAGGTCTTGCGTGAGGTCATGCAGGAAGCTCAAGGCGTGTGA
- a CDS encoding acetyltransferase, which yields MKRLAVLGASGHGKVVADTAQCCGWDQVDFFDDAWPGRAYNGGWRVVGDSAALHARVGQYEGVIVAIGNNAVRHAKLEALGSLGATLVSLVHPMACVSRYAIIGVGSVVFAGVVVNADARVGSGAILNTGCSVDHDCVLGSAVHVSPGARLAGAVRVGDRSWVGIGACVRQLISLGSDVVVGAGAAVVSDVPDGLCVVGVPAKTLPTR from the coding sequence GTGAAGAGGTTGGCCGTGTTGGGTGCCAGCGGGCATGGCAAGGTCGTAGCCGATACCGCGCAGTGTTGTGGCTGGGATCAGGTCGATTTCTTTGACGATGCCTGGCCAGGCCGAGCCTACAATGGCGGTTGGCGCGTGGTCGGTGACTCGGCGGCGTTGCACGCCCGGGTTGGGCAGTACGAGGGTGTGATCGTTGCCATTGGCAACAATGCAGTTCGACACGCCAAGCTCGAGGCGTTGGGGAGCCTCGGAGCAACGCTGGTGTCATTGGTTCACCCCATGGCCTGTGTCAGCCGATATGCGATCATCGGTGTCGGTTCTGTGGTTTTCGCCGGCGTTGTGGTAAACGCCGATGCGAGGGTTGGTTCTGGTGCAATCCTCAATACAGGTTGTAGCGTTGACCATGACTGTGTGCTTGGTAGCGCTGTTCATGTCAGTCCCGGTGCCAGGCTGGCCGGTGCAGTCAGGGTGGGCGATCGCAGTTGGGTCGGTATCGGGGCCTGTGTCCGGCAACTGATCAGCCTGGGCAGTGACGTGGTGGTTGGTGCCGGCGCAGCAGTGGTAAGTGATGTGCCGGATGGGCTGTGCGTGGTGGGCGTGCCTGCAAAAACCCTTCCTACCAGGTGA
- a CDS encoding sugar transferase gives MLKRFIDICASLCALILLSPVMAIVAWNIRKKLGSPVLFRQVRPGRDGKPFEMIKFRTMRDAVGGDGHPLADAERMTPFGSFLRASSLDELPELWNVLKGDMSLVGPRPLLMEYLPLYSQEQSRRHEVRPGVTGWAQVNGRNALSWDEKFKLDVWYVDNQSFLLDLKILFMTIKKVVVKEGISAEGNVTMSKFTGNKR, from the coding sequence ATGTTAAAGCGGTTTATCGATATATGCGCTTCATTGTGCGCTCTCATACTGCTCTCTCCTGTTATGGCTATAGTCGCATGGAACATTCGAAAGAAGCTCGGATCGCCAGTGCTGTTCCGCCAGGTTCGCCCCGGTCGTGATGGCAAGCCCTTTGAAATGATCAAGTTTCGAACCATGCGCGACGCCGTAGGCGGCGATGGCCATCCGCTTGCCGATGCCGAGCGAATGACGCCCTTTGGCAGTTTTTTACGCGCAAGCAGCTTGGATGAGCTGCCAGAGCTGTGGAACGTATTGAAGGGCGACATGAGTTTGGTGGGGCCGCGCCCCTTATTGATGGAGTACCTTCCGCTGTATAGCCAGGAGCAGAGCCGCCGGCACGAAGTCCGCCCGGGGGTGACGGGGTGGGCCCAGGTTAACGGCCGTAATGCGTTGAGCTGGGATGAGAAGTTCAAGCTCGATGTATGGTATGTCGACAACCAGAGTTTTCTGCTCGATCTCAAGATCCTGTTCATGACGATAAAAAAGGTGGTTGTAAAAGAAGGCATCAGCGCCGAAGGCAATGTCACTATGTCCAAGTTCACAGGCAACAAACGGTGA
- a CDS encoding MBL fold metallo-hydrolase, whose amino-acid sequence MEYPSLSHHGGTRGVTGSCHQLHLDPTVSLLIDCGLEQGNEAPPDAETAALGFGIQGIQALVITHVHLDHVGRIPALLAAGYRGPILCSEPSARLLPLVLEDAYKLSISSEPAQVARYLEFIRDLIVPLPFEQWHTVVERPGLACRIRLQRAGHLLGSAYVECDIQHEQTNSRYVFSGDLGACGNPLLRPVQPPERADVLVLESTYGDRLHPQAGDRRQRLEDAIDRALTDKGTILIPAFSLGRSQELLYELEDILHRKALLNTTGPAPDGEPIDWSQLPIILDSPLAQRITSVYRELHEYWNAEARARVAAGRDPLGFSQLISVDTHARHQQVVNYLKSTGRPAIVIAGNGMCSGGRIVNYLKAMLGDPRHEVMFVGYQAKGTPGAVIQASEGAEGFVQVDLDGRMYEIRAKVLTSSGYSGHMDQHGLVRYACEIDPLPRQVVLVHGDQGAKRTLQAVLLARYRQAGGTVDVRIGGAEIMADQK is encoded by the coding sequence ATGGAATATCCCAGCCTTTCCCATCACGGTGGTACCCGCGGCGTCACTGGCTCCTGCCATCAGTTGCACCTTGATCCCACCGTTAGCCTGCTGATCGATTGCGGCCTTGAGCAAGGGAATGAGGCGCCGCCGGATGCGGAGACCGCGGCGCTCGGCTTCGGTATCCAGGGTATTCAGGCACTGGTCATCACCCATGTCCATCTGGACCATGTTGGGCGCATCCCTGCGCTGCTGGCAGCGGGTTACCGTGGTCCGATCCTGTGCAGCGAGCCCTCGGCCCGGCTGCTACCGCTGGTGCTGGAAGACGCCTACAAGCTGAGCATCAGCAGCGAGCCTGCGCAGGTGGCGCGCTATCTCGAATTCATCCGTGACCTCATCGTGCCGCTGCCCTTCGAGCAGTGGCACACGGTGGTCGAGCGACCAGGTCTTGCCTGCCGTATTCGTCTGCAGCGTGCAGGGCATCTGCTGGGTTCCGCTTATGTCGAGTGCGATATACAGCATGAGCAAACCAACAGCCGGTATGTGTTTTCTGGCGACCTGGGCGCTTGCGGCAACCCTCTGCTGCGCCCGGTGCAGCCTCCGGAGCGCGCCGACGTGCTAGTGCTGGAAAGCACCTACGGCGACCGCCTGCACCCACAGGCAGGCGACCGCCGCCAGCGACTGGAAGACGCCATCGACCGAGCCCTCACCGACAAGGGCACCATCCTGATTCCCGCATTCAGTCTTGGTCGTTCCCAGGAGCTGCTGTATGAACTGGAAGATATTCTTCACCGCAAAGCCCTGCTGAACACTACCGGTCCGGCTCCGGACGGGGAGCCGATCGACTGGTCACAGTTGCCCATCATCCTCGATTCGCCCTTGGCTCAGCGCATCACCAGCGTGTACCGGGAGCTACACGAATACTGGAATGCAGAAGCCAGGGCGCGTGTTGCAGCAGGGCGCGATCCACTCGGCTTCAGCCAACTGATCAGTGTGGACACCCATGCCCGCCACCAGCAGGTGGTCAATTACCTCAAGAGCACCGGGCGACCGGCGATCGTGATTGCCGGCAATGGCATGTGTTCGGGTGGGCGCATCGTCAATTACCTCAAGGCCATGCTGGGGGATCCGCGGCATGAGGTGATGTTTGTGGGGTACCAGGCTAAGGGGACGCCGGGGGCGGTGATACAGGCGAGTGAGGGGGCTGAAGGGTTTGTGCAGGTTGACTTGGATGGGCGGATGTATGAGATCAGGGCCAAAGTGCTGACATCGTCCGGCTACTCCGGTCATATGGACCAGCATGGCCTAGTGCGCTATGCCTGCGAAATCGATCCGTTACCCCGGCAAGTGGTGCTGGTGCATGGTGACCAAGGGGCAAAAAGAACGCTTCAGGCGGTACTGCTCGCCCGCTACAGGCAAGCAGGAGGTACCGTTGATGTACGTATCGGCGGAGCTGAAATTATGGCGGATCAGAAATAG